The following are encoded in a window of Thermoleophilaceae bacterium genomic DNA:
- a CDS encoding SpoIIE family protein phosphatase: MGRARALRIGLTARVRLATLFFGLALGAVFGLLLHTVDVSRARDAQARHSADVLESAAGVEGSVIDLETGLRGYIISRDTRFLQPYTRARTTQPDRLRKLESLVQDTPSQAALARQLMTQLDSYVSDYAVPLIAAVGADRRIGLRRLSEGRNRVDQIRGTLSRFTAVEDALQAKRRAAANSAAHRARLLTIAALALLVLMVILSGAYASRFVAEPLRRLARSARRLAAGRLEERVEPQGAAELRDMAAAFNQMASSLEQHTHELERLSESSTAQFSAIFEQTPLGLTLFDQDLRCLRSNRALVELTGGDAADQAGRTVAEVFGRFQPDITADFGRVLRDGRPVAGIRLTGGGRTCTVGLFPVRKAGGELVGVAAIVTDVTEREERLERERVAGRRTRQLERLASAISQAATPSEVTRAVVAEAVLALEGDGGVVALLDEARQTITMSAGIGWPLMERSRLTNLSLGVRSPLTDAVRTRRVVHVGDGGAQRDRYPDLADERQRHGVAASLALPLLSGPRCLGGLLITFARARAFQPDELEFAEAVAERCAGGVARALLYEREHETAAALQRSLMPAALPDFDGVVFGARFRPAGRGDVVGGDFYDVLDLGGGRFVAWIGDVQGKGPEAAAIGALARYTLRAETSHEARPAHLLRALNDAVLAQNDPGERLLTAACLAGAVEGGQLELELAIAGHPPPLLLRADQPCSEWGASSQLIGFENASFRAERLTLEPGELVVLYTDGLTDAHAPRRFLVPDELCRLMDDVDRSSVGDVLDWLLESAAGEEKDLPRDDIALLGLQFEA; the protein is encoded by the coding sequence ATGGGACGGGCTCGCGCGCTGCGCATTGGGCTGACCGCGCGGGTGCGGCTGGCGACGCTGTTCTTCGGGCTCGCGCTGGGAGCGGTATTCGGGCTCCTGCTCCACACAGTCGATGTGTCCCGCGCGCGCGACGCGCAGGCGCGGCACTCCGCCGACGTGCTCGAGTCCGCGGCCGGTGTGGAGGGGTCCGTGATCGACCTCGAGACCGGTCTCCGCGGCTACATCATCAGCCGCGACACTCGCTTCCTCCAGCCGTACACGCGAGCGCGCACCACGCAGCCCGACCGGCTCAGGAAGCTCGAGTCACTCGTGCAGGACACTCCTTCGCAGGCGGCGCTGGCACGTCAACTGATGACTCAGCTCGACTCGTACGTGAGCGACTACGCGGTACCGCTCATAGCGGCGGTGGGCGCCGATCGCCGGATCGGCCTGCGGCGCCTCTCCGAGGGCAGGAATCGGGTGGACCAGATCCGCGGAACCCTCAGCCGCTTCACGGCCGTGGAGGACGCGCTGCAGGCGAAGCGCCGGGCAGCCGCGAACTCGGCGGCCCACCGCGCGCGGCTGCTCACCATCGCCGCCCTGGCCCTGCTCGTGCTGATGGTGATTCTGAGCGGCGCGTACGCCAGCCGCTTCGTCGCGGAGCCGCTGCGGCGGCTCGCCCGCAGTGCGCGGCGCCTTGCGGCGGGGCGGCTCGAGGAGCGCGTGGAGCCCCAGGGAGCTGCCGAGCTGCGGGACATGGCCGCGGCGTTCAACCAGATGGCCTCCTCGCTCGAGCAGCACACGCATGAGCTGGAGCGACTCTCCGAGAGCAGCACCGCGCAGTTCTCGGCCATCTTCGAGCAGACGCCGCTTGGGCTCACCCTCTTCGACCAGGACCTCCGCTGCCTGCGCAGCAACCGCGCGCTCGTGGAATTGACGGGCGGTGACGCCGCCGATCAGGCCGGCCGGACGGTGGCGGAGGTGTTCGGGCGCTTCCAGCCGGACATCACCGCCGACTTCGGCCGCGTGCTGCGCGACGGGCGGCCGGTGGCGGGCATCCGCCTCACCGGCGGCGGGCGGACGTGCACCGTCGGCCTGTTCCCGGTGCGCAAGGCGGGTGGCGAGCTGGTGGGAGTGGCGGCGATCGTCACCGACGTGACCGAGCGCGAGGAGCGCCTCGAGCGCGAGCGCGTGGCGGGCCGCCGCACGCGCCAGCTGGAGCGCCTCGCGTCCGCGATCTCGCAGGCCGCGACGCCGAGCGAGGTGACTCGTGCGGTGGTGGCGGAAGCCGTGCTCGCGCTCGAGGGCGACGGCGGGGTGGTGGCGCTGCTCGACGAGGCACGGCAGACCATCACGATGTCCGCCGGAATCGGCTGGCCCCTCATGGAGCGGAGCCGCCTCACGAACCTGTCCCTGGGGGTGAGGAGCCCGCTCACCGATGCCGTGAGGACGCGGCGCGTGGTTCACGTGGGCGATGGCGGCGCGCAGCGGGACCGCTATCCGGATCTGGCGGACGAGCGGCAACGCCACGGGGTGGCCGCGTCCCTCGCGCTGCCGCTCCTGTCCGGTCCGCGCTGCCTGGGAGGGCTGCTGATCACGTTCGCGAGGGCGCGTGCCTTCCAGCCCGACGAGCTGGAGTTCGCCGAGGCCGTGGCGGAGCGCTGTGCGGGTGGGGTGGCCCGGGCGCTCCTCTACGAGCGCGAGCACGAGACCGCCGCCGCTCTCCAGCGCAGCCTCATGCCCGCCGCGCTGCCGGATTTCGACGGCGTGGTGTTCGGCGCCCGCTTCCGCCCCGCCGGCCGCGGCGACGTGGTGGGCGGCGACTTCTACGACGTGCTCGACCTTGGGGGCGGTCGCTTCGTCGCCTGGATCGGCGACGTTCAGGGCAAGGGCCCGGAGGCGGCCGCGATCGGCGCGCTCGCGCGCTACACGCTCCGTGCGGAGACCTCGCACGAAGCGCGCCCGGCGCACCTGCTGAGGGCTCTCAACGACGCGGTGCTCGCCCAGAACGACCCGGGCGAGCGGCTCCTCACCGCCGCCTGCCTGGCCGGAGCGGTGGAGGGCGGCCAGCTCGAGCTCGAGCTTGCGATTGCGGGCCACCCGCCGCCGCTGTTGCTGCGCGCCGATCAGCCCTGCAGCGAATGGGGAGCGTCAAGCCAGCTGATCGGCTTCGAGAACGCGAGCTTCCGCGCCGAGCGGCTCACGCTCGAGCCGGGCGAGCTCGTCGTGCTCTACACGGACGGCCTGACCGACGCCCACGCGCCGCGCCGCTTCCTCGTGCCCGACGAGCTGTGCAGGCTGATGGACGACGTCGATCGCTCGAGCGTGGGCGACGTGCTGGACTGGCTGCTCGAGAGCGCCGCCGGCGAGGAGAAGGACCTGCCGCGGGACGACATTGCGCTCCTCGGTCTTCAGTTCGAGGCGTGA
- a CDS encoding response regulator, giving the protein MSAGEVRTRPLVLVADDDEDILSLVSLQLSRGDMDVIQARDGDEALALAEERLPDLAVLDVMMPGLNGYEVVKRLRGNERAATMPLILLTARAGGGDASYGYQVGADDYIKKPFSPAELRERVESLLSRSQ; this is encoded by the coding sequence ATGAGCGCAGGTGAGGTGCGCACGAGGCCGCTCGTGCTCGTGGCGGACGACGACGAGGACATCCTCTCGCTCGTCTCGCTGCAGCTCTCGCGCGGCGACATGGACGTGATCCAGGCACGCGACGGGGACGAGGCCCTGGCGCTGGCGGAGGAGCGCCTGCCCGACCTGGCGGTGCTCGACGTGATGATGCCGGGCCTGAACGGCTACGAGGTGGTGAAGCGGCTCCGCGGCAACGAGCGCGCCGCCACCATGCCGCTCATCCTGCTCACGGCCCGAGCCGGCGGCGGCGACGCCAGCTACGGCTACCAGGTGGGAGCCGACGACTACATCAAGAAGCCCTTCAGCCCGGCCGAGCTGCGCGAGCGGGTGGAGTCGCTTCTATCCCGCTCGCAGTAG
- a CDS encoding ATP-binding protein yields MARARWLTPFRSLPIRTRLTIAFIGVMAIVLAAAGVFLYTLYRNDFDAQDDIASQAQAADVAALVHRAGPGSVPYSGERFAQVYAADGRLLTSSRRAAGVRLLTIPEARAAARSPQRIERRDYPFGAAGVRALPVSGRDEQAGVRYAVAVASPLALSDHERAHLRLLLLIAGPLSLLLAAVAGHELARAALRPVDRMRARAERITERQLSERLPVPESNDEIAALGLTLNAMLDRVEGAVKRERRLVSDASHELRTPLTTLRAEVDYALMAEREPAELRAALQSASEEAKRMSRLADDLLVLARADQGRLPLHPEPLDAADVLGAAAARARTAAEMRGRSIVVDEDMPPMHVMQADPDRTAQALDNLVKNALLYGEGTITLSARGDDHSVELHVADEGPGFSDGLLARAFERFGRGDEARAGAPGSGLGLALVEAIALAQGGSARARNREEGGADVWISLPRA; encoded by the coding sequence ATGGCCCGCGCGCGCTGGCTGACGCCGTTTCGGAGCCTGCCGATCCGAACACGGCTCACGATCGCGTTCATCGGGGTGATGGCGATCGTGCTCGCCGCCGCGGGCGTGTTCCTGTACACGCTCTACCGCAACGACTTCGACGCGCAGGATGACATCGCGTCGCAGGCCCAGGCCGCCGACGTGGCGGCGCTCGTCCACCGGGCCGGACCAGGCTCGGTCCCGTACAGCGGCGAGCGCTTTGCCCAGGTGTACGCGGCGGACGGGCGGCTGCTGACGTCGTCACGCAGAGCCGCCGGCGTACGGCTTCTCACCATTCCGGAGGCGAGGGCGGCGGCGAGGTCGCCGCAGCGGATCGAGCGTCGCGACTATCCGTTCGGCGCGGCGGGGGTGCGCGCGCTGCCGGTGAGCGGTCGCGACGAGCAGGCCGGCGTCCGCTACGCGGTGGCCGTGGCCAGCCCGCTCGCCCTGAGCGACCACGAGCGCGCCCATCTGCGGCTGCTCCTTCTGATCGCCGGGCCGCTTTCGCTCCTCCTCGCCGCCGTGGCCGGGCATGAGCTGGCGCGCGCTGCGCTGCGGCCCGTGGACAGGATGAGGGCGCGCGCCGAGCGCATCACCGAGCGGCAGCTGTCCGAGCGGCTGCCCGTGCCCGAGTCGAACGACGAGATTGCCGCTCTCGGCCTGACCCTCAACGCGATGCTCGACCGCGTGGAGGGCGCCGTGAAACGCGAGCGGCGGCTGGTGAGCGACGCAAGCCACGAGCTTCGAACTCCCCTCACGACATTGCGCGCCGAGGTGGACTACGCGCTGATGGCGGAGCGCGAGCCGGCTGAGCTGAGGGCTGCCCTGCAGTCGGCTTCGGAGGAGGCGAAGCGCATGTCGCGCCTGGCCGACGACCTGCTGGTGCTGGCGCGGGCCGATCAGGGCCGGCTCCCGCTCCACCCCGAGCCGCTCGACGCCGCCGACGTGCTGGGCGCGGCCGCTGCTCGCGCGCGCACAGCGGCCGAGATGCGCGGACGCTCGATCGTGGTGGACGAGGACATGCCGCCGATGCACGTGATGCAGGCCGACCCTGACCGCACCGCGCAGGCGCTCGACAACCTCGTGAAGAACGCGCTGCTGTATGGCGAGGGCACCATCACGCTGAGCGCGCGCGGCGATGACCACAGCGTCGAGCTGCACGTGGCCGACGAGGGGCCGGGGTTCTCGGACGGCCTCCTCGCGCGCGCGTTCGAACGCTTCGGCCGCGGTGATGAGGCACGCGCGGGCGCACCCGGCAGCGGCCTGGGGCTCGCGCTCGTGGAGGCGATCGCTCTGGCGCAGGGCGGCAGCGCGCGGGCGCGCAACCGCGAGGAGGGCGGCGCCGACGTGTGGATCTCGCTGCCCCGCGCCTAG
- a CDS encoding peptidoglycan recognition family protein: protein MPAFAALLTTLALLVPAPRPHIVQKRIPFPPKREREMRSYAIRHYGIHTFLLRNPKVIVEHYTETTNFGSVWNTFAQDVPDVELHELPQVCAHFVIDRDGTIYELVPPSIMCRHTVGLNWTAIGIEHVGMSDAQVMGDRRELRASLALTRWLQSRYGILTRNVIGHAESLSSPYHHERVRALRRQTHGDMRHPTMVRYRRLLRAG, encoded by the coding sequence ATGCCCGCCTTCGCTGCCCTCCTAACGACCCTCGCGCTGCTCGTCCCCGCGCCGCGCCCGCACATCGTGCAGAAGCGCATCCCGTTTCCGCCCAAGCGGGAGCGCGAGATGCGCAGCTACGCGATTCGCCACTACGGCATCCACACGTTCCTGCTCCGCAATCCGAAGGTGATCGTCGAGCACTACACGGAGACGACGAACTTCGGTTCGGTGTGGAACACGTTCGCCCAGGACGTGCCGGACGTGGAGCTGCACGAGCTGCCCCAGGTGTGCGCCCACTTCGTGATCGATCGCGACGGCACGATCTACGAGCTTGTGCCGCCCAGCATCATGTGCAGGCACACCGTCGGCCTCAACTGGACCGCGATCGGCATCGAGCACGTGGGGATGAGCGACGCCCAGGTGATGGGCGACCGCCGCGAGCTGCGCGCTTCGCTCGCCCTCACCCGCTGGCTCCAGAGCCGCTACGGCATCCTCACGCGCAACGTGATCGGGCACGCCGAGAGCCTGTCGAGCCCGTACCACCATGAGCGCGTCCGGGCGCTGCGCAGGCAGACGCACGGCGACATGCGGCACCCGACGATGGTGCGCTATCGCCGGCTACTGCGAGCGGGATAG